A stretch of the Deltaproteobacteria bacterium genome encodes the following:
- a CDS encoding MBL fold metallo-hydrolase codes for MRIRIHRGTKEIGGTCIEMEAQGRCIALDVGLPLDAPDDIEAHKDLLPQVPGFRDLDECLLGVLISHPHMDHYGLAKYVRPEVPVYIGEGAHNVMKAASGYVPNGSAFTDPHFIANRKPVEIGPFRVTPYLVDHSAFDAYSLLVEADGKRVFYSGDFRAHGRKRTLFDGMVARPPKDIDVLLMEGTTIGRTGTNEGFATEDDLEQEFVQAFRETKGIHFVWTSSQNIDRLVTIFRATKRTDRLLLIDLYTAVVLEATGRERIPQASWDEVRVYIPHRQGVFIKEKGLFDDLGRHRANRIFPEALPDLATRAVLLFRPMAMTDHGVQAVVDGAGFTYSMWEGYLKEKGSLRVLKWLEQHGIPRRTIHTSGHASVADLKRLA; via the coding sequence ATGAGAATCCGTATTCACCGGGGCACGAAGGAAATCGGCGGCACCTGCATCGAGATGGAGGCTCAGGGGAGGTGCATCGCCCTGGACGTGGGCCTGCCGCTTGATGCTCCCGATGACATCGAGGCGCACAAGGATCTGCTGCCGCAGGTGCCGGGTTTCCGGGACCTGGACGAATGCCTGCTTGGTGTCCTGATCTCGCATCCTCACATGGACCACTATGGTTTGGCCAAGTACGTTCGCCCGGAAGTTCCCGTCTACATCGGCGAAGGGGCACACAACGTGATGAAGGCCGCGAGCGGCTATGTTCCCAACGGGAGCGCGTTCACCGACCCGCACTTCATCGCCAACCGGAAACCGGTAGAGATCGGACCGTTCCGCGTCACGCCATATCTCGTGGACCACAGCGCATTCGACGCCTACTCCCTGCTGGTGGAGGCGGACGGCAAACGGGTGTTCTACTCCGGCGATTTTCGCGCGCATGGGCGCAAGAGAACGCTGTTCGATGGGATGGTCGCGCGTCCGCCAAAGGACATCGACGTCCTTCTTATGGAGGGGACGACTATCGGACGGACCGGAACCAACGAAGGGTTCGCCACCGAGGACGACCTTGAACAGGAGTTCGTCCAGGCCTTCAGGGAAACGAAAGGCATCCACTTCGTCTGGACTTCGTCCCAGAACATCGACCGCCTCGTGACGATCTTCCGGGCCACCAAACGGACCGACCGGTTGCTGCTCATCGACCTGTACACGGCCGTGGTGCTGGAGGCCACCGGCCGGGAACGCATCCCGCAAGCGAGTTGGGACGAGGTACGGGTCTACATTCCCCACCGCCAGGGTGTGTTTATCAAGGAGAAAGGCCTGTTCGACGACCTGGGGCGTCACAGGGCGAACCGGATTTTCCCGGAAGCTCTGCCCGACTTGGCCACCAGGGCCGTTTTGTTGTTCCGTCCGATGGCGATGACCGATCATGGCGTCCAGGCGGTCGTGGACGGCGCCGGCTTCACGTATTCGATGTGGGAAGGGTATCTGAAGGAGAAGGGATCGCTGAGGGTCCTGAAGTGGCTCGAACAGCACGGTATCCCCCGCCGTACGATTCACACATCAGGGCATGCCTCTGTCGCCGACCTCAAGCGTTTGGCCTGA
- a CDS encoding Arm DNA-binding domain-containing protein: MSLSLDILTKRTVEALRPDLRPWIAWDDRLTGFGVRIQPSGAKTFVVNYRTGSGGRSAPNKRVTLGCFGRITPDQARRTGTPRQGCLG; the protein is encoded by the coding sequence ATGAGCCTGTCCCTCGACATCTTGACCAAGCGCACCGTCGAGGCCCTCAGGCCCGACCTCAGGCCATGGATCGCATGGGACGACCGCCTCACGGGCTTCGGCGTCAGGATCCAGCCCTCCGGCGCCAAGACCTTCGTCGTCAACTACCGCACGGGGTCCGGCGGTCGCTCCGCTCCCAACAAGCGGGTCACCCTCGGCTGCTTCGGCCGCATCACTCCGGACCAAGCCCGGCGCACAGGAACTCCTCGGCAAGGTTGCCTCGGGTGA
- a CDS encoding tyrosine-type recombinase/integrase, whose amino-acid sequence MEINRTNLRVCFGDWLSRSLDTIDRSDVDARFHRITERHGWATANQAVSMLRSIYRRSSIDHEGLRNPVELWIAGGGRLNRKRRRRISSPGEVLPRWRAGMEAAGLPPAHRDIFTIGAYTGMSLGEVVSLRWQRIDLDHGILQVEETKTGEPLELPLTRQLATVLEHRRAEAGGRDDGWVFPSSTSVTGHLKTFTATMRASARQRARASGSTGCAMPSSLLPSATSCCPAPSPSASSTTPATTTSPRATPPTGPSSNFASPPSAWPTATKP is encoded by the coding sequence GTGGAGATTAACCGCACGAACCTCAGGGTGTGCTTCGGGGACTGGCTCTCCCGCTCCCTCGATACCATTGACCGCAGCGACGTGGACGCCCGCTTCCACCGCATCACCGAGCGCCACGGCTGGGCCACCGCCAACCAGGCCGTCTCCATGCTGCGCTCCATCTACCGCCGCTCCAGCATCGACCACGAGGGGCTGCGCAACCCGGTCGAGCTCTGGATTGCGGGCGGCGGGCGATTGAACCGCAAGCGCCGCCGGCGCATCTCCTCCCCGGGCGAGGTGCTGCCCCGCTGGCGCGCGGGAATGGAGGCGGCAGGGCTACCGCCCGCGCACCGCGACATCTTCACCATTGGAGCCTATACGGGCATGAGCCTCGGCGAGGTGGTCTCGCTCCGCTGGCAGCGCATCGACCTGGACCATGGCATCCTGCAGGTCGAGGAGACCAAGACGGGTGAGCCCCTGGAGCTTCCGTTGACCCGGCAACTCGCTACGGTGCTGGAGCACCGCCGGGCCGAGGCTGGGGGCAGGGACGACGGCTGGGTGTTCCCCTCGTCTACGAGCGTCACCGGCCATCTCAAAACCTTCACCGCTACCATGCGGGCATCGGCAAGGCAGCGGGCACGCGCTTCTGGTTCCACGGGCTGCGCAATGCCTTCATCACTGTTGCCGAGCGCGACCTCATGCTGCCCCGCCCCCTCACCAAGCGCCTCGTCAACCACGCCCGCGACGACGACATCACCGAGGGCTACGCCGCCGACTGGACCGTCGAGCAACTTCGCGAGCCCGCCCAGCGCGTGGCCGACCGCAACGAAGCCCTGA